Proteins from a single region of Apium graveolens cultivar Ventura chromosome 7, ASM990537v1, whole genome shotgun sequence:
- the LOC141672552 gene encoding lectin-like encodes MYKSFLLLYVSEMSHFRYLPKNNLMPIKRYFFIHHSLYKILSINNSGNKFSFNLRLKAEAFNKSEFSLGTALSVFYTMGASESSQHDQANSQPSNEKPSTLTSQNSEEDHTMPTQKAVSRKTSDLRSEVKPPPHNYEAIVKDAAIDKSSTEKLYEQLYTGVLLNQKKQKYWVDKKSHANCFMLYARSFSITWSEDKRFWHWPYLSESDGVFIDVAELLNVCWLEVHGKLEASMLSPGVLYEFVFEVMLRDPAYGWEVPVNLRLILPDGSKQEHKENLMEKPRGRWIEIVIGEFMASQEKSGKIECSLYEYQGGKWKKGLLVKGVAIRPKTSIKV; translated from the exons ATGTATAAGAGTTTTCTATTGTTATATGTGTCTGAAATGTCCCATTTCAGATACCTGCCCAAAAATAATCTGATGCCCATTAAAAGATATTTTTTTATCCATCACTCTCTTTATAAGATTCTTTCAATAAACAATTCAGGGAACAAATTCTCTTTTAATTTAAGATTAAAGGCAGAGGCTTTTAACAAGTCAGAGTTTTCCCTTGGCACAGCATTATCTGTTTTTTACACAATGGGAGCATCTGAGAGCTCACAACATGATCAGGCTAACTCACAACCATCTAATGAAAAACCCTCCACCCTAACCTCACAAAACTCTGAAGAAGACCACACTATGCCGACACAGAAGGCCGTTTCTCGAAAAACATCAGATTTGCGATCAGAAGTAAAGCCACCTCCTCATAACTATGAAGCAATTGTAAAAGATGCAGCCATTGACAAGTCCTCCACTGAAAAGCTATATGAGCAGCTATACACAGGAGTGTTACTTAACCAAAAGAAACAG AAATATTGGGTGGACAAGAAGTCCCATGCCAACTGTTTCATGTTGTATGCGAGGAGTTTCTCAATAACTTGGAGCGAAGACAAACGTTTTTGGCACTGGCCTTACCTCAGCGAAAG TGATGGTGTGTTTATTGATGTTGCTGAACTGCTAAACGTATGCTGGCTAGAAGTGCATGGGAAACTCGAGGCATCAATGCTATCACCTGGAGTACTATATGAGTTTGTTTTTGAGGTCATGTTAAGAGATCCTGCATATGGATGGGAAGTTCCGGTAAACCTGAGACTCATTCTTCCTGATGGATCTAAACAAGAACACAAGGAGAATTTGATGGAAAAGCCTAGAGGAAGGTGGATAGAGATTGTCATAGGGGAATTCATGGCATCCCAAGAGAAAAGCGGAAAGATTGAGTGCTCCTTATATGAATACCAAGGAGGCAAATGGAAGAAAGGTTTACTCGTTAAAGGCGTTGCAATCAGGCCAAAAACATCTATCAAGGTTTAG
- the LOC141672553 gene encoding polyadenylate-binding protein 8-like isoform X1, with amino-acid sequence MGVVTLYVGNLDKCVTGRQLGLHFLHHAPAFYLNFCVVVKDSQTDKSLGYGFVEYSGYETAAEALELADSTLLMDKPIHVLFSPFHHDLSPSVIFIKNLPKLVTRKALFHLLKCYGNLISLNIATDASGYATARYDCVEAAQSAITALNGNLLSNNKRLYVSSFLMVPVYGSPQRAYNKLFLRIHDGISEKFIRETLSSFGAVINVCITESFPKGDLFADVTMEDSKAADRAAAALVPHRPGLLYLGRIQEDTSTFRPVMFLVQTLIFPIYLPTFTSMLTVE; translated from the exons ATGGGGGTGGTAACGTTATATGTTGGTAATCTGGATAAATGCGTAACTGGTAGGCAGTTGGGTCTCCATTTCCTACATCATGCTCCTGCTTTTTATCTTAATTTTTGCGTTGTCGTTAAGGATTCTCAAACCGATAAGTCTCTCGGCTATGGTTTTGTCGAATATTCTGGCTACGAAACTG CTGCAGAAGCGCTGGAGCTCGCGGATTCCACTTTGCTTATGGACAAGCCTATTCATGTTCTCTTTTCCCCTTTCCATCACGATCTTTCACCGTCTGTTATTTTCATCAAG AACTTGCCCAAATTAGTCACTCGAAAAGCCTTGTTTCATTTATTAAAATGTTATGGAAATCTCATTTCCCTCAACATAGCTACCGATGCTTCTGGCTATGCAACTGCACGCTATGATTGTGTAGAAGCTGCTCAGTCTGCCATTACCGCCTTGAATGGCAATCTCTTATCCAACAACAAGAGACTTTACGTTTCTTCATTTCTCATGGTTCCAGTATATGGATCACCCCAGCGTGCATATAATAAACTCTTTCTTAGAATTCATGATGGTATATCCGAAAAATTTATCAGGGAAACTCTTTCCTCCTTTGGAGCTGTTATCAATGTTTGCATAACGGAGTCATTTCCAAAAGGTGACCTCTTTGCAGATGTCACCATGGAGGATTCCAAAGCTGCTGACAGAGCTGCCGCTGCACTTGTCCCGCATCGTCCTGGCTTGCTTTATCTTGGCAGAATTCAGGAGGACACCTCAACTTTTAGACCTGTAATGTTCCTTGTTCAGACTTTAATTTTTCCCATCTACCTCCCGACTTTTACGAGTATGCTAactgttgagtaa
- the LOC141672553 gene encoding polyadenylate-binding protein 7-like isoform X2: MGVVTLYVGNLDKCVTAAEALELADSTLLMDKPIHVLFSPFHHDLSPSVIFIKNLPKLVTRKALFHLLKCYGNLISLNIATDASGYATARYDCVEAAQSAITALNGNLLSNNKRLYVSSFLMVPVYGSPQRAYNKLFLRIHDGISEKFIRETLSSFGAVINVCITESFPKGDLFADVTMEDSKAADRAAAALVPHRPGLLYLGRIQEDTSTFRPVMFLVQTLIFPIYLPTFTSMLTVE; the protein is encoded by the exons ATGGGGGTGGTAACGTTATATGTTGGTAATCTGGATAAATGCGTAACTG CTGCAGAAGCGCTGGAGCTCGCGGATTCCACTTTGCTTATGGACAAGCCTATTCATGTTCTCTTTTCCCCTTTCCATCACGATCTTTCACCGTCTGTTATTTTCATCAAG AACTTGCCCAAATTAGTCACTCGAAAAGCCTTGTTTCATTTATTAAAATGTTATGGAAATCTCATTTCCCTCAACATAGCTACCGATGCTTCTGGCTATGCAACTGCACGCTATGATTGTGTAGAAGCTGCTCAGTCTGCCATTACCGCCTTGAATGGCAATCTCTTATCCAACAACAAGAGACTTTACGTTTCTTCATTTCTCATGGTTCCAGTATATGGATCACCCCAGCGTGCATATAATAAACTCTTTCTTAGAATTCATGATGGTATATCCGAAAAATTTATCAGGGAAACTCTTTCCTCCTTTGGAGCTGTTATCAATGTTTGCATAACGGAGTCATTTCCAAAAGGTGACCTCTTTGCAGATGTCACCATGGAGGATTCCAAAGCTGCTGACAGAGCTGCCGCTGCACTTGTCCCGCATCGTCCTGGCTTGCTTTATCTTGGCAGAATTCAGGAGGACACCTCAACTTTTAGACCTGTAATGTTCCTTGTTCAGACTTTAATTTTTCCCATCTACCTCCCGACTTTTACGAGTATGCTAactgttgagtaa